From a single Penaeus vannamei isolate JL-2024 chromosome 25, ASM4276789v1, whole genome shotgun sequence genomic region:
- the LOC138866316 gene encoding uncharacterized protein gives MGILVPPSTCQYEYGDSCTPSTCQYEYGDSRTPSTCQYEYGDSRTPSTCQYEYGDSRTPSTCQYEYGDSRTPSTCQYEYGDSRTPSTCHYEYGDSRTPSTCQYEYGDSRTPSTCQYEYRDSRTPSTCQYEYRDSRTPSTCQYEYGDSRTPSTCQYEYRDSRTPSTCQYEYGDSRTPSTCQYEYGDSCTPSTCQYEYGDSRTPSTCQYEYGDSRTPSTCQYEYGDSRTPNTCQYEYGDSCTPSTCQYEYGGMWFEYASTKQAVLHVGNAESRALLELA, from the exons ATGGGGATTCTCGTACCCCCCAGTACATGCCAATACGAATATGGGGATTCTTGTACCCCCAGTACATGCCAATACGAATATGGGGATTCTCGTACCCCCAGTACATGCCAATACGAATATGGGGATTCTCGTACCCCCAGTACATGCCAATACGAATATGGGGATTCTCGTACCCCCAGTACATGCCAATACGAATATGGGGATTCTCGTACCCCCAGTACATGCCAATACGAATATGGGGATTCTCGTACCCCCAGTACATGCCATTACGAATATGGGGATTCTCGTACCCCCAGTACATGCCAATACGAATATGGGGATTCTCGTACCCCCAGTACATGCCAATACGAATATAGGGATTCTCGTACCCCCAGTACATGCCAATACGAATATAGGGATTCTCGTACCCCCAGTACATGCCAATACGAATATGGGGATTCTCGTACCCCCAGTACATGCCAATACGAATATAGGGATTCTCGTACCCCCAGTACATGCCAATACGAATATGGGGATTCTCGTACCCCCAGTACATGCCAATACGAATATGGGGATTCTTGTACCCCCAGTACATGCCAATACGAATATGGGGATTCTCGTACCCCCAGTACATGCCAATACGAATATGGGGATTCTCGTACCCCCAGTACATGCCAATACGAATATGGGGATTCTCGTACCCCCAATACATGCCAATACGAATATGGGGATTCTTGTACCCCCAGTACATGCCAATACGAGTATGGGGGAATGTGGTTTGAATACGCAAGTACGAAACAAGCGGTTTTACACGTTGGTAACGCTGAGTCGAGAGCC TTACTTGAATTAGCATAA